The following proteins are co-located in the Procambarus clarkii isolate CNS0578487 chromosome 4, FALCON_Pclarkii_2.0, whole genome shotgun sequence genome:
- the LOC138370991 gene encoding dentin matrix acidic phosphoprotein 1-like has translation MTGLRSLVARRRSSLASPPYVSSTSNLPLNLSDAYVSDGKGQKSESSSCQTPEEVTANGEEASQDDDGGGGGEGNGGGGGDDGDVSSHSSDNGDVNSHSSDNGDCQAPQQTNDSNEVNQTQENTDVENVESDRTNEVSAADNEELNQCHEPGDRGVNELDKAGNVSNVSCESVNKNNEPTDVEHVENANTQELSKSKHPSVSELSMMSKVNLEEKEKNSEDIHVSNEDKQEILCVNADC, from the coding sequence ATGACAGGGCTCCGGTCGCTGGTAGCACGGAGGAGATCATCCCTGGCATCTCCACCTTATGTCTCCAGCACCAGCAACTTGCCACTCAATTTGTCCGATGCTTATGTTAGTGATGGTAAGGGTCAGAAATCTGAAAGTAGCAGCTGCCAAACACCAGAAGAGGTGACTGCAAATGGTGAAGAGGCAAGCCAGGATGAtgatgggggtggcggtggtgaagggaatggcggtggtggtggtgatgatggtgatgtaagCAGCCATAGCTCAGATAATGGTGATGTAAACAGCCATAGCTCAGATAATGGTGATTGCCAGGCACCACAACAGACAAATGATAGTAATGAAGTTAATCAGACTCAAGAAAATACAGATGTTGAAAATGTAGAAAGTGATAGGACCAATGAGGTATCGGCTGCAGATAATGAAGAATTAAACCAGTGCCACGAACCCGGTGATAGGGGGGTTAATGAATTGGATAAGGCAGGCAATGTATCAAATGTAAGTTGTGAATCTGTGAACAAAAATAACGAGCCTACTGATGTAGAACACGTTGAAAATGCCAACACACAAGAATTGTCAAAAAGtaagcatccatcagtctcagaatTGTCAATGATGAGTAAAGTAAACctagaagaaaaagaaaaaaatagtgagGATATTCATGTGTCTAATGAAGATAAACAGGAAATATTGTGTGTGAATGCTGATTGTTAG